A DNA window from Aminipila luticellarii contains the following coding sequences:
- the cobJ gene encoding precorrin-3B C(17)-methyltransferase gives MKKIFVVGLGPGNLSQMTNRALEALEKSDVIAGYTVYIDLIKDRFKGTQMISTAMKKEADRCNLAVDEAVKGKTVSMVCSGDAGVYGMAGLMYEIVHARGLDEDVEIEVIPGITAACSGAAVLGAPLIHDFTVISLSDLLTPWELIEKRLECAAVGDFSICLYNPSSIKRYDYLQKACDILLKHREPENVAGYVQNIGREGETGIITDLKTLRDTKVDMFTTVFIGNSKTKNINGKMVTPRGYKEVEGSK, from the coding sequence ATGAAAAAAATATTTGTGGTAGGATTAGGACCGGGCAATCTCAGCCAGATGACGAACCGGGCTCTCGAAGCGTTGGAAAAAAGTGATGTAATTGCAGGATATACGGTTTATATTGACTTAATAAAAGACCGTTTCAAGGGAACTCAAATGATTTCCACCGCTATGAAAAAAGAAGCAGATCGATGCAATCTGGCGGTGGATGAGGCAGTGAAAGGAAAAACAGTGTCCATGGTGTGCAGCGGAGATGCCGGAGTCTATGGCATGGCGGGACTTATGTACGAGATTGTTCATGCTAGAGGGCTGGATGAAGACGTGGAAATAGAAGTCATACCGGGTATTACAGCGGCATGCAGCGGAGCTGCCGTTTTGGGAGCACCCTTAATTCATGACTTTACGGTTATCAGTTTAAGCGATCTGCTTACCCCTTGGGAGCTGATTGAGAAAAGACTGGAATGTGCGGCTGTAGGTGATTTTTCCATCTGCCTGTATAACCCGTCCAGTATAAAACGGTATGATTATTTACAAAAAGCCTGTGATATTCTTTTAAAGCACAGAGAACCTGAAAATGTGGCAGGCTATGTTCAGAATATCGGAAGAGAAGGAGAAACGGGGATTATAACCGATCTGAAAACCTTGAGGGATACAAAGGTAGACATGTTTACTACCGTATTTATCGGAAATTCCAAGACGAAAAACATAAATGGGAAAATGGTCACTCCCAGAGGATATAAGGAAGTTGAGGGCAGTAAATGA
- a CDS encoding catalase, giving the protein MTDFLLFNKLAELNREMTPERLFHEKGVGAYGEFYLYMPFSDYTKADFLNNPEESTEVFVRFSRALGRRGSAETARDVRGMCTKFFTAGGDYDLMCQNMPVFFIKEAKKFPDLYDALRPQNGLSFDREKFWKFMSDNPEAFHLILWLFSNKGTIKSYRHMESFSVNTYIWRNQKNKIFYVRYQWMPLAGIQNIPSQEAEFLAGYDPDALTNDLYNAIEDGIYPEYELSVQIIPENAAKEFPFDIFDKTLTWPERACPHIKVGKLILNRLPSSFHDEVELCYFSPSHVVPGIEIPEDEMLALMCFSHDEEWRNRRR; this is encoded by the coding sequence GTGACAGATTTTCTTTTATTCAATAAACTGGCTGAACTGAACAGAGAAATGACGCCAGAACGATTATTTCACGAGAAGGGTGTAGGTGCTTACGGTGAATTTTATCTTTACATGCCGTTTTCTGATTACACCAAAGCAGATTTTTTAAATAATCCGGAAGAATCCACGGAAGTTTTTGTTCGGTTCTCCAGAGCACTGGGACGAAGGGGTTCGGCAGAAACGGCCAGAGATGTCAGAGGCATGTGCACGAAATTTTTTACCGCAGGCGGCGACTATGACCTGATGTGTCAGAATATGCCTGTGTTTTTTATAAAGGAAGCTAAAAAATTTCCGGATTTATATGATGCCCTGCGTCCTCAGAATGGGCTGTCCTTTGACCGGGAAAAATTTTGGAAGTTTATGTCTGATAATCCGGAAGCTTTTCATTTGATTCTGTGGTTATTTTCCAACAAGGGAACCATAAAGAGTTATCGTCATATGGAGTCATTCAGTGTGAATACGTATATATGGCGAAATCAAAAAAATAAAATTTTCTATGTTCGGTATCAATGGATGCCTTTAGCCGGCATCCAAAATATTCCGTCACAGGAAGCTGAATTTCTGGCGGGATATGATCCGGATGCCTTGACAAACGATTTATATAACGCTATAGAGGATGGTATATATCCAGAATATGAGCTGTCAGTGCAAATTATTCCTGAAAATGCCGCTAAAGAGTTTCCTTTTGATATTTTTGATAAGACTTTGACCTGGCCTGAACGTGCCTGTCCGCACATTAAGGTGGGCAAACTGATTTTGAACCGGCTGCCGTCCAGTTTTCATGATGAGGTAGAGCTGTGCTATTTCAGTCCGTCCCATGTTGTGCCGGGAATTGAAATACCGGAGGACGAAATGTTAGCGCTGATGTGTTTTTCTCACGATGAGGAATGGCGAAACAGGAGGAGGTAG
- the cobM gene encoding precorrin-4 C(11)-methyltransferase, giving the protein MINFVGAGPGAPDLITVRGQKLLQEADVIIYAGSLVNPELLKLARPECDIYNSAGMTLEEVIAVMEKAEADGKMTVRLHTGDPSLYGAIREQMDLLEPKNISFQVTPGVSSFCGVAAALNAEYTLPNVSQSVIITRMEGRTPVPEKEEMSLMASHGATMAIFLSTGLLEPLKEKLLAGGYTEETPAAIVYKATWPEERVFRCTVGTLPETARENNITKTAMIVVGGFLGNSYERSKLYDPGFTHEFREASK; this is encoded by the coding sequence ATGATTAATTTTGTTGGAGCAGGTCCGGGAGCACCTGATTTGATTACGGTTAGAGGACAGAAATTGCTGCAGGAGGCAGATGTCATTATTTATGCAGGCTCGCTGGTCAATCCGGAGCTGCTGAAGCTTGCCAGACCGGAATGCGATATTTATAACAGTGCAGGCATGACGCTGGAAGAAGTGATTGCCGTGATGGAAAAAGCAGAGGCTGACGGAAAGATGACCGTCCGGTTACATACGGGAGATCCGAGCTTGTATGGCGCTATTCGAGAGCAGATGGATTTGTTGGAACCAAAGAATATTTCCTTTCAGGTGACGCCGGGCGTGAGTTCTTTCTGCGGTGTTGCAGCTGCGTTAAATGCAGAATACACTTTGCCGAATGTATCCCAGTCTGTGATCATTACGAGAATGGAGGGCCGTACTCCGGTTCCGGAAAAAGAAGAAATGTCTCTGATGGCTTCTCACGGAGCCACCATGGCCATATTTTTATCCACCGGACTGTTAGAACCTTTAAAAGAAAAGCTGCTGGCCGGAGGCTATACGGAGGAAACCCCTGCCGCTATCGTCTATAAGGCGACCTGGCCGGAAGAACGGGTATTTCGATGTACCGTAGGAACCCTGCCGGAGACAGCAAGAGAGAACAACATTACCAAGACTGCTATGATTGTGGTCGGCGGATTCCTTGGAAACAGCTATGAACGTTCAAAGCTTTATGATCCGGGCTTTACACATGAATTCAGGGAGGCGTCTAAGTAA
- a CDS encoding cobyrinate a,c-diamide synthase: protein METKNLPRILIGAPSSGSGKTTVVCAILQALINRGCPIASFKCGPDYIDPMFHKEALGLASRNLDLFFNDADTIQYLLAKNSRHADIAIIEGVMGYYDGITGKSYEASSYDLARKTKTPSVLIIDCKAKAVSILAEIKGFKELESDSNIKGVILNRISPQIYEEIKPLIEEKLGITVLGYMPFLKECSLESRHLGLVTAQEVGNLKKILDRLAAQAAESIDLDKLVKLAQTAPEIGFTKPEIVCGKKVRIGVAKDKAFCFYYQDNLDLLTELGADLCYFSPLEDQKLPEDLQGLYFGGGYPELYLKELEANRSMRQSIKKALEENVPCLAECGGFMYLHETVQDKLGHSYKMVGAVRGECTYAGKLVRFGYIDMRAEKANLLCTEGMHIKGHEFHYWDSNNSGECFHAQKPYRSKSWKCVIGNEQLYAGYPHIHFYSNIKAAERFVNICGQKKTGN, encoded by the coding sequence ATGGAAACAAAAAATTTACCGAGAATCTTAATCGGAGCACCGAGCAGCGGCAGCGGTAAAACTACGGTGGTCTGCGCTATTCTTCAGGCGCTTATCAACAGGGGCTGTCCGATTGCGTCCTTTAAATGCGGTCCGGATTATATTGATCCCATGTTTCATAAAGAGGCATTAGGCCTGGCATCCAGAAATTTGGACTTATTTTTTAATGATGCGGATACGATTCAATACCTTCTCGCCAAAAATTCTCGACATGCGGACATAGCTATTATAGAGGGTGTCATGGGATATTATGACGGTATAACGGGAAAGTCTTATGAAGCCAGTTCCTATGATCTGGCCAGAAAAACAAAGACCCCCTCTGTTTTAATCATAGACTGCAAGGCAAAGGCTGTCTCCATATTGGCTGAAATTAAAGGCTTTAAAGAATTGGAGAGCGACAGCAACATAAAAGGTGTGATTTTAAATCGAATTTCGCCCCAGATTTATGAGGAAATCAAACCCCTTATTGAAGAAAAGTTAGGGATAACTGTTTTAGGATATATGCCCTTCTTGAAAGAATGCTCGCTGGAAAGCAGGCATTTAGGACTGGTGACAGCTCAGGAAGTAGGCAACTTGAAGAAAATTTTGGATAGATTAGCAGCTCAGGCGGCTGAGTCCATCGATCTGGATAAACTGGTAAAGCTGGCACAGACCGCACCGGAAATAGGTTTTACGAAGCCGGAAATCGTCTGCGGCAAAAAAGTACGAATTGGTGTGGCAAAGGATAAGGCATTTTGCTTCTATTATCAGGATAATTTGGATCTTCTTACGGAACTTGGAGCAGATCTCTGCTATTTTAGTCCCTTAGAGGATCAAAAGCTGCCGGAGGACTTGCAGGGCTTGTATTTTGGAGGCGGTTATCCCGAACTGTATCTGAAAGAACTGGAAGCAAACCGCTCCATGAGACAGAGCATTAAAAAAGCTTTAGAAGAGAATGTACCATGCCTGGCAGAATGCGGCGGATTTATGTATCTTCACGAAACGGTGCAGGACAAGCTGGGGCATTCTTATAAAATGGTAGGTGCTGTCCGGGGAGAATGTACGTATGCAGGTAAACTGGTACGGTTCGGATATATTGATATGCGGGCGGAGAAGGCAAATCTTCTCTGCACAGAAGGCATGCATATCAAGGGCCATGAATTTCATTACTGGGACAGTAATAATTCAGGAGAATGCTTTCATGCCCAAAAACCCTACCGGTCAAAAAGTTGGAAATGCGTGATTGGAAATGAACAGTTGTATGCGGGGTATCCTCATATACATTTCTATTCAAACATCAAAGCGGCGGAAAGGTTTGTAAATATATGCGGTCAGAAAAAAACAGGGAATTGA
- the cbiD gene encoding cobalt-precorrin-5B (C(1))-methyltransferase CbiD, with product MRSEKNRELNPREGQLRRGYTTGTCAAAAAKAAAMLALGEEIKEIVVDTPKGIPLVLDLLDCRTSPKRASCAVQKDSGDDPDITNGILVYAEVELMESECAEILLEGGKGVGRVTLPGLACPVGQAAINPVPQKMIRQMVSQAFAKLGYEGGARVTISIPEGENLAKRTYNPRLGIEGGLSVLGTSGIVEPMSEQALIDTIKVEMDVRKALGAEYLVLTPGNYGETFLKEHFADKDFYSVKCSNFIGESLDYAEGQDFKGILFVGHIGKLVKVAGGIMNTHSKYADARMEILSAHAARFGAEPELIEALLNSVTTDNAYEVLETYSTELKEQVIKSLMDKIEFHLKSRTHQHMEIGAIMFSNKHGYLGKTSEVDHILEKL from the coding sequence ATGCGGTCAGAAAAAAACAGGGAATTGAACCCAAGGGAAGGCCAGCTGCGCAGAGGCTACACTACCGGAACCTGTGCGGCAGCGGCGGCAAAGGCTGCTGCCATGCTTGCCTTGGGAGAAGAAATAAAAGAAATAGTCGTAGACACTCCAAAGGGGATTCCTTTGGTTTTAGATCTGCTGGATTGCCGGACAAGCCCCAAAAGGGCTTCCTGTGCCGTTCAAAAAGACAGCGGGGATGACCCGGACATTACAAATGGGATTCTCGTTTATGCGGAAGTGGAGCTGATGGAGAGCGAATGTGCTGAAATCCTGCTGGAGGGCGGGAAAGGAGTCGGCAGAGTGACTCTGCCCGGACTGGCGTGTCCGGTGGGTCAGGCAGCAATTAATCCGGTTCCCCAAAAAATGATACGACAGATGGTGTCGCAGGCTTTTGCAAAGCTTGGATATGAGGGCGGTGCCAGGGTAACAATTTCCATACCGGAAGGAGAGAACTTGGCAAAGCGGACGTATAATCCCAGACTGGGCATAGAGGGCGGACTGTCGGTGCTTGGAACCAGCGGAATCGTGGAACCCATGAGCGAGCAGGCTCTGATCGATACCATTAAAGTAGAGATGGATGTCAGAAAAGCTCTGGGGGCAGAATATCTGGTCCTTACTCCGGGAAACTACGGAGAAACCTTTTTAAAAGAACATTTTGCGGATAAAGATTTTTATTCTGTGAAATGCAGTAATTTTATCGGAGAAAGCTTAGATTATGCGGAAGGGCAGGACTTTAAAGGAATCTTATTTGTCGGACACATCGGAAAGCTGGTCAAGGTAGCCGGCGGAATCATGAATACCCATTCCAAGTATGCGGATGCCCGAATGGAGATTTTATCCGCCCATGCAGCTAGATTCGGAGCAGAACCGGAGCTGATAGAAGCCCTTTTAAATTCGGTAACGACGGATAATGCGTATGAAGTGCTGGAGACTTACAGTACGGAATTAAAGGAGCAGGTGATAAAATCTCTGATGGATAAAATAGAATTCCATTTAAAGAGCAGAACACATCAACACATGGAAATCGGAGCAATCATGTTTTCCAATAAGCATGGGTATCTTGGAAAAACTTCGGAAGTCGATCATATCCTGGAGAAACTTTAA
- a CDS encoding precorrin-8X methylmutase produces the protein MKIDLQKVLPADIEKRSFEIITEELGERNIPEELAPIVKRVIHTSADFDYYDNMKFSEGVVHKISKALRNGACIVTDTQMAKSGINKRFLETLGGEVFCFISDEDVAKAAKENGTTRATAAMDKAARLDRPVIFAIGNAPTALVRIYELFSEGKLKPEAVIGVPVGFVNVVESKNLILSSDMPHIVAAGRKGGSNVAAAICNAILYMMRDGKL, from the coding sequence ATGAAGATCGATTTACAAAAAGTATTACCGGCTGATATTGAAAAAAGAAGCTTTGAAATTATTACAGAAGAACTTGGGGAACGAAATATACCGGAAGAATTGGCTCCGATCGTAAAAAGAGTCATTCATACTTCTGCAGATTTTGATTACTATGATAATATGAAATTCTCGGAAGGCGTGGTGCATAAAATCTCAAAAGCCCTGAGAAATGGTGCTTGCATTGTGACCGATACACAAATGGCGAAATCCGGAATTAATAAAAGATTTTTAGAAACCTTGGGAGGAGAAGTGTTCTGTTTTATATCGGATGAGGATGTGGCTAAGGCGGCAAAGGAAAATGGAACCACCAGAGCGACTGCCGCTATGGATAAGGCGGCTCGATTAGACAGGCCGGTGATTTTTGCCATTGGCAATGCGCCCACCGCTTTAGTGCGTATTTACGAACTGTTCAGTGAGGGAAAGCTGAAACCAGAAGCGGTCATCGGTGTTCCCGTTGGCTTTGTCAATGTGGTGGAATCCAAGAACTTGATTTTGTCGTCAGATATGCCCCACATTGTGGCAGCCGGAAGAAAAGGCGGAAGCAATGTAGCGGCAGCGATCTGCAATGCGATTCTCTACATGATGCGCGACGGCAAGCTGTAA
- the cbiB gene encoding adenosylcobinamide-phosphate synthase CbiB has protein sequence MNPILIAVLPLFLGFILDLLIGDPHNWPHPIRLIGNTIDKFEQFFRHFSSKTRGGEFRAGMLMAFCILVLSFFVPAVLLGIAYKIHWIAGVVIETVMCYQILAVKALKTESMNVYKELEKNDLEGARQKVSMIVGRDTENLTEEGIIKAAVETVAENTSDGTVAPMIFMAIGGAPLGFLYKAVNTMDSMIGYKNDKYLYFGRFAAKLDDVLNFIPARLSGMFMIIAALFCGLDFKNAARIYRRDRLNHASPNSAHTEAVCAGALRIQLAGNAYYFGKLYEKKTIGDDTRPVNKEDIILSNRLLYGTAWIALIVCMLGMVVVRWLI, from the coding sequence ATGAATCCTATTTTAATTGCTGTTCTGCCTTTATTTCTTGGATTTATTTTAGACCTGTTGATAGGCGATCCGCATAACTGGCCCCATCCAATCCGGCTTATAGGAAATACTATTGATAAATTTGAACAATTTTTCAGGCACTTTTCATCTAAAACCAGGGGCGGAGAGTTCCGTGCAGGAATGCTGATGGCGTTCTGTATTCTGGTGCTGTCCTTTTTTGTTCCGGCTGTTCTTTTAGGTATAGCCTACAAGATTCATTGGATAGCGGGTGTTGTGATCGAAACGGTCATGTGCTATCAGATTTTAGCGGTCAAGGCTCTTAAAACGGAAAGCATGAACGTGTATAAAGAGCTGGAGAAGAATGACCTGGAAGGAGCGAGACAGAAGGTATCCATGATTGTTGGAAGAGATACAGAAAATCTGACAGAGGAAGGCATTATTAAAGCCGCCGTAGAAACCGTGGCGGAAAATACGTCTGACGGAACGGTGGCACCGATGATCTTTATGGCGATCGGGGGAGCGCCGCTGGGATTTTTGTATAAGGCTGTTAATACGATGGATTCCATGATCGGGTATAAAAATGATAAATATCTGTATTTTGGCAGATTTGCCGCCAAGCTGGATGATGTACTGAACTTTATACCGGCCAGATTATCCGGTATGTTTATGATCATAGCAGCTTTGTTCTGCGGTCTGGATTTTAAAAATGCTGCCAGAATTTACAGAAGGGACAGATTGAATCATGCAAGCCCTAACAGTGCCCATACGGAGGCTGTGTGCGCGGGGGCGTTACGGATTCAGCTGGCGGGAAACGCGTATTATTTCGGTAAGCTTTATGAAAAAAAGACGATAGGAGATGATACGAGACCTGTCAACAAAGAAGATATTATTCTCTCAAACAGGCTGCTTTACGGAACAGCTTGGATTGCATTGATAGTTTGTATGTTAGGAATGGTAGTGGTTCGATGGTTAATTTAG
- a CDS encoding catalase-related domain-containing protein, translating into MELVYQQANDSLKAFSTADKEALVYNLVESLMFISDEVQEKVVECLKFVNEELGDTIQRQL; encoded by the coding sequence ATGGAACTGGTGTATCAGCAGGCCAACGACAGCCTGAAAGCTTTTAGTACGGCGGACAAGGAAGCCTTGGTGTATAATCTGGTGGAAAGTCTAATGTTTATCAGTGATGAAGTGCAGGAAAAGGTTGTAGAGTGTTTAAAATTTGTCAATGAAGAACTTGGAGATACTATTCAGAGACAGTTGTAA
- a CDS encoding cobyric acid synthase produces MAKAIMVQGTMSNAGKSLLVAGLCRLFKQDGYSVAPFKSQNMALNSFITKEGLEMGRAQVVQAEAAGIEPSVLMNPILLKPTNDMASQVIVNGEVYSNMDAKEYYSHKRDMVPEIKKAYDKLASQYDIIVLEGAGSPAEINLQENDIVNMYMAKMAKAPVLLAGDIDRGGVFASLVGTMALFNEEDRAMVKGTIINKFRGDKTILQPGLSMLEKIIHVPTVGVVPYLHVDIDDEDSLTEKFSRKGKVALIDIAVIRLPRISNFTDFNVFEYSDAVGLRYVDSVGQLGNPDLIIIPGTKNTMEDLLWMRQCGLEAAIIKYAAAGKPLIGICGGFQMLGRELKDSDHVEHGGNMKGMGLLPCTTVFEKKKTRTQVKGHFITEGNGYFSALHGIEIEGYEIHMGQSTVEESEESSVNFLTQITEISSKKTDQSAGLFKDNIYGSYIHGIFDKEDVVKTIVSVLLKKKGLDESAVSGLDVKAYKEEQYNLLAKGLRENMDMEAVYRILNEGV; encoded by the coding sequence ATGGCAAAGGCAATAATGGTTCAGGGAACCATGTCAAATGCGGGCAAGAGTTTACTTGTTGCAGGATTATGTAGACTATTTAAGCAGGATGGATATTCAGTAGCCCCTTTTAAATCTCAGAATATGGCGCTCAATTCCTTTATTACGAAGGAAGGGCTGGAAATGGGCAGGGCTCAGGTGGTGCAGGCTGAAGCAGCAGGGATAGAACCATCTGTGCTGATGAATCCCATTCTTTTAAAGCCCACCAACGACATGGCTTCTCAGGTAATTGTAAACGGTGAAGTGTACAGCAACATGGATGCAAAGGAATATTACAGCCATAAGCGTGATATGGTGCCGGAAATAAAAAAGGCATACGATAAGCTGGCCTCCCAATATGACATTATTGTTCTGGAGGGAGCCGGAAGTCCTGCGGAAATCAATCTTCAGGAAAACGATATCGTCAATATGTATATGGCGAAGATGGCGAAGGCTCCCGTGCTTTTGGCGGGAGATATAGACCGGGGAGGCGTTTTTGCTTCTTTGGTAGGAACGATGGCTCTTTTCAATGAAGAAGACAGAGCTATGGTAAAGGGGACGATTATCAACAAGTTCAGAGGAGATAAGACGATTCTTCAGCCGGGGCTTTCCATGCTGGAAAAAATCATCCATGTACCTACGGTGGGTGTAGTTCCTTATCTTCACGTGGATATTGATGACGAAGACAGCCTGACCGAAAAATTCAGCCGAAAGGGAAAGGTGGCACTGATTGATATTGCGGTGATCCGGCTTCCCCGAATTTCGAATTTCACAGACTTTAACGTATTTGAATACTCCGATGCTGTAGGGCTTCGATATGTGGATTCGGTGGGACAGCTCGGCAATCCGGATCTGATTATTATTCCGGGTACGAAGAACACCATGGAAGACTTATTGTGGATGAGACAGTGCGGTCTGGAAGCGGCTATTATAAAATATGCGGCAGCCGGAAAGCCTTTGATCGGTATTTGCGGCGGGTTTCAAATGCTGGGAAGAGAGCTGAAAGATTCGGATCATGTGGAACATGGCGGCAATATGAAAGGAATGGGACTGTTACCGTGTACCACGGTATTTGAAAAGAAAAAAACTAGAACGCAGGTAAAGGGTCATTTCATTACGGAGGGGAACGGATATTTTTCGGCACTTCACGGAATAGAGATTGAAGGCTATGAAATACATATGGGACAGTCTACAGTAGAAGAATCCGAGGAGAGCAGCGTGAATTTCCTGACTCAAATCACAGAAATTTCTTCAAAAAAAACAGACCAGTCGGCCGGACTTTTCAAAGATAACATTTACGGCTCCTATATTCATGGGATATTTGATAAAGAGGATGTGGTAAAAACCATCGTTTCTGTTCTGCTGAAAAAGAAGGGACTGGATGAGTCTGCCGTCTCCGGGCTGGATGTAAAAGCCTATAAGGAAGAGCAGTATAATTTGCTTGCGAAAGGGCTTCGGGAAAACATGGACATGGAAGCTGTTTATAGAATATTGAACGAAGGAGTGTAA
- the cobD gene encoding threonine-phosphate decarboxylase CobD, whose translation MVNLVHGGDIYSVKEKGMEDILDFSANINPKGLPEKVKKAIIDGLDSCVHYPDPLCRRLIAAISEFEGVDKECILCGNGAADIVFRLALALKPKKALVLAPTFAEYETALNTVDCHTKHYELSAEQDFALNEDYLNALDSSYDVVFLCNPNNPTGQLMTKELLEKILLKCTEHHIMMVLDECFIEFVEAYEKYTMKSHVESCENLFILKAFTKSYAMPGLRLGYGLSGNKELLKKITDMGQPWSVSVPAQLAGVQALKETEYLEESMREIREEKTYLVSELDKLGIKFYNPSANYIFLKIENNGRYDPSDFKEKLLEKGIIIRDCSNYVGLEKGYYRIAVKSHRANERLINVLKSI comes from the coding sequence ATGGTTAATTTAGTTCACGGTGGAGATATATACAGTGTAAAAGAAAAAGGAATGGAAGACATTTTGGACTTCTCGGCGAACATTAATCCGAAGGGTCTTCCGGAGAAGGTAAAAAAGGCGATTATAGACGGTCTGGATTCCTGTGTACATTATCCGGATCCGCTTTGCAGACGGCTGATTGCCGCCATTTCAGAATTTGAAGGGGTGGATAAGGAATGTATTTTATGCGGAAATGGTGCGGCGGATATTGTTTTCCGGCTTGCACTGGCTCTAAAGCCTAAAAAGGCTTTGGTGCTGGCACCTACTTTTGCAGAATATGAAACTGCGCTAAACACGGTGGACTGTCACACGAAGCATTATGAGCTGTCTGCAGAACAAGATTTTGCATTGAATGAGGACTATTTAAATGCACTGGATTCGTCTTATGATGTTGTTTTTTTATGTAATCCCAATAATCCAACAGGACAACTGATGACGAAAGAGCTTTTGGAAAAAATACTTCTTAAATGTACGGAACACCATATTATGATGGTTCTCGACGAATGCTTTATTGAATTTGTGGAGGCGTATGAAAAATACACCATGAAATCCCATGTGGAGTCTTGTGAAAACTTATTTATTCTAAAAGCGTTTACCAAAAGCTATGCGATGCCGGGACTGAGGTTGGGATATGGATTATCCGGCAATAAAGAGCTGCTAAAGAAGATCACCGATATGGGGCAGCCCTGGTCCGTTTCTGTGCCGGCACAGCTCGCCGGAGTTCAGGCATTAAAAGAAACAGAATATCTGGAAGAATCCATGAGGGAAATCCGGGAAGAAAAGACTTATTTAGTATCAGAACTTGATAAGTTAGGAATAAAATTTTATAACCCTTCTGCAAATTATATTTTTTTAAAGATTGAGAACAACGGCCGGTATGACCCATCCGATTTCAAGGAAAAGCTTTTAGAAAAGGGAATTATTATAAGAGATTGCAGTAATTACGTGGGATTGGAAAAAGGATATTACCGGATTGCGGTCAAATCACACCGTGCAAATGAGCGGCTGATAAATGTGTTAAAATCAATATAG
- the cbiE gene encoding precorrin-6y C5,15-methyltransferase (decarboxylating) subunit CbiE: MRKIYIVGIGMGNPDTLTVKGRNVIAASPVLIGARRMVDSLKGADQQTVYAITPQDILSWLEEHENIQQASVLMSGDLGFFSGARKLRDLIRDKYASIFGNERIRFEYVPGISSLSYFSCAIGIAWEDAEIVSLHGRKDKDVPAVLNHGKTFFLTDGADNTVKKICGRLVEAGLGAVSVFVGEKLSYEDERITAGTASELYEKDFEPLSVMMILNDPLPYREKDTLGIPDEAFIRGSVPMTKEEVRTVTVSKLSLKKGDVVYDIGAGTGSVSVEMALACPYGEVYAVEINSEGIDLIQKNKERFGVKNLHIIEGMAPEILESLPIPDKAFIGGSKGNLQEIVQKLLTKNPDIRMVMNAVSLEALGEITSCMKRYGFRETDVTQLNVSKAKALGDYHLMMGQNPIYIITVQGTSQVV; encoded by the coding sequence ATGAGAAAGATTTATATAGTAGGAATAGGTATGGGCAATCCCGATACGCTTACGGTGAAAGGGAGAAATGTCATTGCCGCCAGTCCGGTCTTAATCGGAGCCAGAAGAATGGTGGACAGCTTAAAAGGTGCAGATCAGCAAACGGTATATGCCATCACACCGCAGGATATTCTGAGCTGGCTGGAGGAGCATGAGAACATTCAGCAAGCTTCTGTTTTAATGTCCGGAGACTTGGGTTTTTTCAGCGGAGCAAGGAAGCTTCGGGATTTAATCCGGGACAAATATGCTTCCATATTTGGAAATGAACGGATAAGATTTGAATATGTACCGGGAATCAGCTCCCTTTCTTATTTTTCCTGTGCCATAGGAATAGCTTGGGAGGATGCAGAGATCGTCAGCCTGCACGGCCGAAAGGACAAGGATGTGCCGGCTGTTTTAAACCATGGGAAAACCTTTTTCCTGACGGACGGAGCTGACAATACCGTAAAAAAGATCTGCGGCAGGCTGGTGGAAGCCGGACTGGGAGCGGTTTCTGTGTTCGTAGGGGAAAAGCTCTCCTATGAAGATGAAAGAATTACTGCGGGGACGGCGTCGGAGCTTTATGAGAAAGATTTTGAACCTTTAAGTGTCATGATGATTTTGAACGATCCGCTTCCATATCGGGAGAAGGACACGCTGGGAATTCCGGATGAAGCGTTTATCCGGGGAAGTGTTCCTATGACCAAGGAAGAAGTGCGCACTGTCACGGTTTCGAAATTAAGCCTAAAAAAAGGGGATGTGGTGTATGACATCGGTGCGGGAACGGGTTCCGTATCTGTAGAAATGGCCTTAGCCTGCCCTTATGGAGAGGTCTATGCGGTTGAAATAAACTCAGAGGGCATTGATTTGATCCAGAAAAATAAAGAGCGATTCGGCGTAAAAAATTTACATATAATTGAGGGCATGGCACCGGAAATTCTGGAAAGTCTGCCCATACCGGATAAAGCCTTTATAGGCGGTTCAAAAGGAAACTTGCAGGAAATTGTTCAAAAACTTCTTACCAAAAATCCGGACATTCGAATGGTAATGAATGCCGTATCTCTTGAAGCATTAGGAGAAATTACTTCTTGCATGAAAAGGTATGGATTCCGAGAAACGGACGTGACCCAGCTCAACGTTTCCAAAGCGAAGGCTTTGGGAGACTATCATCTGATGATGGGTCAAAATCCGATATATATTATAACTGTACAGGGAACGTCACAGGTGGTTTAA